One window from the genome of Nyctibius grandis isolate bNycGra1 chromosome 22, bNycGra1.pri, whole genome shotgun sequence encodes:
- the SLU7 gene encoding pre-mRNA-splicing factor SLU7 isoform X2, giving the protein MASGTAMNATPSGGSNDVSLEEPKKMTREDWRKKKELEEQRKLGNAPAEVDEEGKDINPHIPQYISSVPWYIDPSKRPTLKHQRPQPEKQKQYSSSGDWYKRGVQEHAVATRYRKGACENCGALTHKKKDCMERPRKIGAKYTGMNIAPDEHVQPQLTFDYDGKRDRWNGYNPEEHMKIVEEYSKVDLAKRTLKAQKLQEELASGKLEQVNSPRHQWGEEEPNSQTERDHNSEDEDEDKYADDIDMPGQNFDSKRRITVRNLRIREDIAKYLRNLDPNSAYYDPKTRAMRENPYANTGKNPDEVGYAGDNFVRYTGDTISMAQTQLFAWEAYDKGSEVHLQADPTKLELLYKSFKVKKEDFKAQQKESILEKYGGQEHLDAPPAELLLAQTEDYVEYSRHGTVIKGQEKAIACSKYEEDVKINNHTCIWGSYWKEGKWGYKCCHSFVKLSYCTGEAGKEIANTEAGLLEEQPREEEHMTKPKTLMEIHQEKQKEKKKKKHKKSSNSDSEGEEKKKQEKLKKALNAEEARLLHVKEVMQLDERKRNYSSLYETREPTEEEMEAYRMKRQRPDDPMASFLGQ; this is encoded by the exons atggcATCAGGGACGGCAATGAACGCCACTCCTTCAGGAGGATCAAATGATGTTAGCCTGGAGGAACCAAAGAAGATGACAAGggaagactggaggaaaaagaaggaattagaagaacaaagaaaactagGAAATGCACCTGCTGAAGTGGATGAAGAAGGAAA AGATATCAATCCTCATATCCCTCAGTACATATCCTCAGTACCATGGTACATAGATCCTTCTAAAAGACCTACACTAAAGCATCAAAGACCTCAGccagagaagcagaaacagtATAGCTCCTCTGGAGATTGGTACAAACGAGGAGTTCAAGAG caTGCTGTAGCAACTAGGTATCGTAAAGGAGCCTGCGAGAACTGTGGTGCATtgacacacaaaaagaaagactgCATGGAG agaccCAGGAAAATTGGAGCAAAATATACAGGCATGAATATTGCACCAGATGAACATGTGCAGCCTCAACTGACATTTGATTATGATGGAAAGCGAGATCGTTGGAATGGTTATAACCCAGAAGAACACATGAAGATTGTAGAGGAGTATTCCAAGGTTGATTTG GCCAAACGTACACTGAAAGCCCAGAAGCTTCAGGAGGAGTTAGCATCAGGAAAGCTGGAGCAAGTG AACTCCCCAAGACACCAGTGGGGAGAAGAGGAACCAAATTCACAGACA GAAAGAGATCATAACagtgaagatgaagatgaagatAAATATGCAGATGATATTGACATGCCTGGGCAGAACTTTGACTCTAAAAGACGTATCACAGTTCGAAATTTACGTATTCGGGAAGATATAGCAAAA tACTTGAGGAATCTAGATCCAAACTCTGCTTATTATGATCCCAAAACAAGAGCAATGAGGGAGAATCCATATGCCAATACGGGCAAGAATCCAGATGA AGTTGGTTACGCAGGTGACAACTTTGTTCGCTACACTGGAGATACCATTTCAATGGCACAGACTCAGT TGTTTGCTTGGGAGGCTTATGACAAAGGCTCTGAAGTTCATCTTCAAGCGGACCCTACAAAATTAGAGCTACTTTATAAATCcttcaaagtgaaaaaagaagatttcaaggcacagcagaaagaaagcaTCCTAGAGAAG TATGGAGGACAAGAACATCTAGATGCCCcaccagctgagctgctgttagCTCAAACAGAAGATTATGTGGAGTATTCGAGGCATGGAACAGTCATCAAAGGACAAGAGAAAGCTATTGCTTGCTCTAAATATGAAGAGGATGTAAAGATAAACAACCATACA TGCATTTGGGGTTCATACTGGAAAGAAGGCAAGTGGGGTTACAAATGCTGCCACTCATTTGTCAAGCTTTCATACTGCACAGGAGAAGCTGGGAAAGAAATTGCT AATACGGAAGCAGGCTTACTGGAAGAACAGCCCAGGGAGGAAGAACACatgacaaaacccaaaacactgaTGGAG ATCCaccaagagaaacagaaagagaagaaaaagaagaagcaCAAGAAGAGCTCAAATTCAGATAGTGAGggtgaagagaaaaagaagcaagaaaaacttaaaaag gcACTAAATGCAGAAGAGGCTCGTCTTCTCCACGTTAAAGAAGTCATGCAGTtagatgaaagaaagagaaattacagCAGTCTGTATGAAACCAGGGAGccaacagaagaggaaatggaAGCCTATAGAATGAAACGTCAGAGGCCTGATGATCCCATGGCCTCTTTTCTTGGACAGTAG
- the SLU7 gene encoding pre-mRNA-splicing factor SLU7 isoform X1 gives MGPPDSPGMSAGSARPSSSGGRKEMASGTAMNATPSGGSNDVSLEEPKKMTREDWRKKKELEEQRKLGNAPAEVDEEGKDINPHIPQYISSVPWYIDPSKRPTLKHQRPQPEKQKQYSSSGDWYKRGVQEHAVATRYRKGACENCGALTHKKKDCMERPRKIGAKYTGMNIAPDEHVQPQLTFDYDGKRDRWNGYNPEEHMKIVEEYSKVDLAKRTLKAQKLQEELASGKLEQVNSPRHQWGEEEPNSQTERDHNSEDEDEDKYADDIDMPGQNFDSKRRITVRNLRIREDIAKYLRNLDPNSAYYDPKTRAMRENPYANTGKNPDEVGYAGDNFVRYTGDTISMAQTQLFAWEAYDKGSEVHLQADPTKLELLYKSFKVKKEDFKAQQKESILEKYGGQEHLDAPPAELLLAQTEDYVEYSRHGTVIKGQEKAIACSKYEEDVKINNHTCIWGSYWKEGKWGYKCCHSFVKLSYCTGEAGKEIANTEAGLLEEQPREEEHMTKPKTLMEIHQEKQKEKKKKKHKKSSNSDSEGEEKKKQEKLKKALNAEEARLLHVKEVMQLDERKRNYSSLYETREPTEEEMEAYRMKRQRPDDPMASFLGQ, from the exons ATGGGGCCCCCCGACAGCCCCGGCATGTCCGCGGGCTCTGCCCGGCCGAGCAGCAGTGG gggaagaaaggaaatggcATCAGGGACGGCAATGAACGCCACTCCTTCAGGAGGATCAAATGATGTTAGCCTGGAGGAACCAAAGAAGATGACAAGggaagactggaggaaaaagaaggaattagaagaacaaagaaaactagGAAATGCACCTGCTGAAGTGGATGAAGAAGGAAA AGATATCAATCCTCATATCCCTCAGTACATATCCTCAGTACCATGGTACATAGATCCTTCTAAAAGACCTACACTAAAGCATCAAAGACCTCAGccagagaagcagaaacagtATAGCTCCTCTGGAGATTGGTACAAACGAGGAGTTCAAGAG caTGCTGTAGCAACTAGGTATCGTAAAGGAGCCTGCGAGAACTGTGGTGCATtgacacacaaaaagaaagactgCATGGAG agaccCAGGAAAATTGGAGCAAAATATACAGGCATGAATATTGCACCAGATGAACATGTGCAGCCTCAACTGACATTTGATTATGATGGAAAGCGAGATCGTTGGAATGGTTATAACCCAGAAGAACACATGAAGATTGTAGAGGAGTATTCCAAGGTTGATTTG GCCAAACGTACACTGAAAGCCCAGAAGCTTCAGGAGGAGTTAGCATCAGGAAAGCTGGAGCAAGTG AACTCCCCAAGACACCAGTGGGGAGAAGAGGAACCAAATTCACAGACA GAAAGAGATCATAACagtgaagatgaagatgaagatAAATATGCAGATGATATTGACATGCCTGGGCAGAACTTTGACTCTAAAAGACGTATCACAGTTCGAAATTTACGTATTCGGGAAGATATAGCAAAA tACTTGAGGAATCTAGATCCAAACTCTGCTTATTATGATCCCAAAACAAGAGCAATGAGGGAGAATCCATATGCCAATACGGGCAAGAATCCAGATGA AGTTGGTTACGCAGGTGACAACTTTGTTCGCTACACTGGAGATACCATTTCAATGGCACAGACTCAGT TGTTTGCTTGGGAGGCTTATGACAAAGGCTCTGAAGTTCATCTTCAAGCGGACCCTACAAAATTAGAGCTACTTTATAAATCcttcaaagtgaaaaaagaagatttcaaggcacagcagaaagaaagcaTCCTAGAGAAG TATGGAGGACAAGAACATCTAGATGCCCcaccagctgagctgctgttagCTCAAACAGAAGATTATGTGGAGTATTCGAGGCATGGAACAGTCATCAAAGGACAAGAGAAAGCTATTGCTTGCTCTAAATATGAAGAGGATGTAAAGATAAACAACCATACA TGCATTTGGGGTTCATACTGGAAAGAAGGCAAGTGGGGTTACAAATGCTGCCACTCATTTGTCAAGCTTTCATACTGCACAGGAGAAGCTGGGAAAGAAATTGCT AATACGGAAGCAGGCTTACTGGAAGAACAGCCCAGGGAGGAAGAACACatgacaaaacccaaaacactgaTGGAG ATCCaccaagagaaacagaaagagaagaaaaagaagaagcaCAAGAAGAGCTCAAATTCAGATAGTGAGggtgaagagaaaaagaagcaagaaaaacttaaaaag gcACTAAATGCAGAAGAGGCTCGTCTTCTCCACGTTAAAGAAGTCATGCAGTtagatgaaagaaagagaaattacagCAGTCTGTATGAAACCAGGGAGccaacagaagaggaaatggaAGCCTATAGAATGAAACGTCAGAGGCCTGATGATCCCATGGCCTCTTTTCTTGGACAGTAG
- the C1QTNF2 gene encoding complement C1q tumor necrosis factor-related protein 2 — MISAVLLLWTVPCVAKHILGGFAKGALQEGPQLACSLPGPPGPPGPPGAPGAPGTVGRMGFPGKDGKDGKDGDKGEHGDEGPQGRTGNPGKPGPKGKAGAIGKAGPRGPKGLKGNPGKNGAPGKKGPKGSKGEAGMPGLCTCNAKKAKSAFSVAVSKSYPRERLPIKFDRILMNEGGHYNASSGKFICSIPGIYYFTYDITLANKHLAIGLVHNGQYRIKTFDANTGNHDVASGSTILSLKQEDEVWLQIFYSEQNGLFYDPYWTDSLFTGFLIYPDEDYLNEI, encoded by the exons ATGATCtctgctgtcctcctcctctggACCGTGCCCTGCGTGGCAAAGCACATCCTCGGGGGCTTTGCCAAGGGAGCGCTGCAGGAAGGTCCCCAGTTGGCGTGCAGCCtgccgggaccccccgggcCACCCGGACCCCCTGGTGCACCCGGGGCTCCAGGGACGGTTGGCAGGATGGGCTTCCCGGGCAAAGATGGCAAGGACGGCAAGGACGGCGATAAAGGCGAGCACGGAGACGAAG GTCCACAAGGCAGAACAGGAAACCCCGGCAAGCCAGGACCAAAGGGGAAAGCAGGAGCTATTGGCAAGGCAGGCCCACGAGGGCCCAAGGGTTTAAAGGGTAATCCTGGAAAAAATGGGGCACCGGGAAAGAAAGGGCCCAAAGGGAGCAAGGGCGAGGCCGGGATGCCAGGACTCTGCACCTGTAATGCCAAGAAAGCCAAATCTGCCTTCTCTGTGGCAGTCTCAAAGAGCTACCCAAGGGAGAGGCTGCCCATCAAATTTGACAGGATCCTGATGAACGAGGGAGGACATTACAATGCTTCCAGTGGGAAATTTATATGCAGCATCCCAGGTATTTACTACTTCACTTATGATATCACTTTGGCCAACAAACATTTGGCCATTGGCTTGGTCCACAACGGGCAGTACCGGATCAAGACTTTTGATGCTAACACTGGGAACCATGATGTTGCCTCTGGATCAACCATCCTTTCTCTGAAGCAGGAGGATGAGGTATGGCTGCAGATCTTTTACTCAGAACAAAATGGGCTCTTTTATGATCCCTACTGGACAGACAGCTTATTTACTGGCTTCCTGATATATCCTGATGAAGATTATCTCAATGAAATATAG
- the CCNJL gene encoding LOW QUALITY PROTEIN: cyclin-J-like protein (The sequence of the model RefSeq protein was modified relative to this genomic sequence to represent the inferred CDS: inserted 2 bases in 1 codon; deleted 1 base in 1 codon): MEDQWCSWDLASDIHWVLRQKELTLPVYTASSPHIGMRPYFIEFLNLVSNRCDLCPTARHLAIYLFDIVMDRCDITVEELQVVSLVCLLLASKFEDKQVKVPKLQHLNHLAYMCNVHVVLNKQDLLSMEKVLLENFQWDLCLPTSAHYIDYYLCASLGANDLHDGWPITSPAKIKPVLEKCAYYFLDLSVQNHTFLNFRPSLIAAACVCASRIYMQISPAWSTELELVTCYFWEDLIQCIEMMLIYYDYVIKEVSNVKKQVIIQHQEQEAVGNLSHQAATEALFQQSSYQPSVQHSATFSLFRSPVPDLCSAYRDSLQPTGTAICLXGSADSSLYSYAALPASLRPSAQTVPVQAPVAVQVPLGTEPVHCISVACGTSHFRGHRSYAAGCFDG; this comes from the exons ATGGAGGACCAGTGGTGCTCATGGGATCTGGCATCAGACATCCACTGGGTCCTGAGGCAGAAG gaACTGACGTTGCCTGTGTACACGGCTAGTTCACCACACATTGGGATGCGCCCGTACTTCATTGAGTTCTTGAATCTTGTCAGCAACCGGTGCGATCTCTGCCCTACGGCCCGGCATCTCGCGATCTATTTATTTGACATCGTTATGGATCGCTGTGATATCACCGTAGAGGAACTGCAGGTCGTTTCACTTGTCTGTCTTCTCCTAGCAA GTAAATTTGAAGACAAACAAGTTAAAGTTCCAAAGTTGCAGCACTTAAACCATCTGGCATACATGTGCAATGTGCATGTGGTATTGAACAAGCAAGATCTGCTTAGCATGGAAAAGGTGCTTTTGGAAAACTTCCAGTGGGACCTCTGCCTACCAACATCAGCACACTACATCGACTACTACCTCTGTGCATCTCTTGGGGCGAATGACCTTCACGACGGCTGGCCCATCACCTCACCGGCCAAAATCAAACCTGTTCTGGAGAAATGCGCGTACTATTTCCTTGACCTCTCAGTGCAAA atcaCACTTTCCTCAATTTTCGTCCATCTCTGATTGCTGCGGCTTGTGTGTGTGCCTCACGTATCTATATGCAGATTTCTCCTGCGTGGTCAACAGAGCTTGAATTAGTAACATGTTATTTCTGGGAAGATCTTATCCAATGCATTGAAATGATGCTCat ATATTATGACTATGTCATCAAAGAAGTCAGTAACGTAAAAAAGCAAGTAATAATTCAACATCAAGAACAGGAAGCAGTGGGAAATCTGAGCCATCAAGCGGCTACTGAAGCTCTCTTCCAGCAATCTAGTTACCAGCCTTCAGTCCAGCATTCAGCTACGTTTTCCCTGTTCCGGTCGCCAGTGCCAGATTTGTGCTCTGCTTATCGTGACTCCTTACAGCCCACAGGCACAGCGATCTGCTT TGGGAGTGCTGACAGCTCGCTCTACTCCTACGCAGCTCTTCCAGCCAGCCTTCGGCCATCCGCCCAGACTGTGCCCGTCCAAGCACCCGTGGCTGTGCAGGTGCCCTTAGGAACAGAGCCCGTGCACTGCATTTCCGTGGCTTGTGGCACTAGTCAC TTTAGGGGTCATCGCTCATACGCAGCTGGGTGTTTTGATGGATAA